One genomic segment of Catalinimonas alkaloidigena includes these proteins:
- a CDS encoding 4Fe-4S dicluster domain-containing protein, whose product MSHQGANNTYWGNIKEGVSSLLGGLRLSFKHLMDARKHREPIGVEDAHYFDQDHGIVTLQYPHETIPVPDNGRYKLHNEIEDCIVCDKCAKICPVDCIEIEPIRAVEEIGKTSDGSSKRLYPAKFDIDMAKCCFCGLCTTVCPTECLTMTKEYDFSEFDVADHNFEFSNMTPLEILEKKKELEEFMAQKEKAKAEAAAKKAAQGDSAGTAKPKPSIKPKASYKPKAGMMKPKIKPKSKESDPQEMAKKIMEEKKKNKPNDDSSQSQSDE is encoded by the coding sequence ATGTCACACCAAGGTGCAAATAATACATACTGGGGAAATATTAAGGAAGGTGTCAGCTCACTTTTGGGCGGGCTGAGGCTATCGTTTAAGCATTTGATGGATGCACGTAAGCATCGTGAGCCTATTGGTGTCGAGGATGCGCATTATTTTGATCAGGATCATGGGATTGTCACGCTACAATATCCTCATGAGACCATACCCGTACCTGACAATGGGCGTTACAAGCTTCACAATGAAATTGAGGATTGTATCGTCTGTGATAAATGCGCAAAAATCTGCCCCGTTGATTGTATAGAAATTGAGCCTATCCGTGCGGTAGAAGAAATAGGGAAGACTTCTGACGGTTCCTCTAAGCGCCTCTATCCGGCTAAGTTTGACATTGATATGGCTAAGTGCTGCTTCTGCGGCCTGTGTACCACCGTATGCCCTACCGAATGCCTTACCATGACCAAAGAGTATGACTTTAGCGAGTTTGATGTAGCTGATCATAATTTTGAATTCTCCAACATGACGCCTTTGGAAATACTGGAGAAGAAAAAAGAGCTGGAAGAATTTATGGCGCAGAAAGAAAAGGCGAAGGCCGAAGCGGCAGCAAAAAAAGCCGCACAGGGAGATAGTGCTGGTACAGCTAAGCCTAAGCCCAGTATCAAACCGAAGGCCAGCTATAAGCCAAAAGCAGGGATGATGAAACCCAAAATCAAACCTAAGAGCAAGGAGAGTGACCCACAGGAGATGGCAAAAAAAATCATGGAGGAGAAGAAAAAAAATAAGCCTAATGATGATTCCAGCCAGTCTCAATCAGATGAATAG